In Flavobacterium piscisymbiosum, the sequence AACGAACAGGGAACACCAACTCCGGAAGCTTATGAATTGATTAATCAGGTGAGAAGAAGAGCTTTTGGAAAACCAATTACAACGCCAGATGCAGCTGTAGATTTATCAGGATTAACTCAGGTTACTTTTAGAGCTGCCATACAGGAAGAACGCAAAAAAGAATTTGTTCAGGAAGGGCAACGCTGGTTTGACCTGGTTCGTTGGGGAACTCTGGTTACCGAAGTGAAAAAAGTAACGGCAAAAAACTCTGTTTCAGAAAGAAATAACCTTTACCCTATTCCGCAAAGCGAAAGAAGTATTGATCCGGTTGGTTTGCCACAAAACCCTGGATACTAATAACCGATTTTCATCCAAATAAATAAAATGATTAAAAAACTGTTCATTATTGCCCTATTGGTTATTGCACAATTTCAGCTATTGGCACAGAAAAAGCAACCTAATATCATCGTCATTTTGGCAGATGATTTAGGTTTCTCAGATATTGGTGCTTTTGGGTCAGAAATTAAAACTCCAAACTTAGATAAGCTCGCTAAAAACGGGCTTATTATAAAGCAGTTTTACAATGCAGGACGTTGTTGTCCTTCCCGGGCTTCATTGCTCACGGGTTTATATCCACACCAGGCAGGAGTTGGTGATATGGTTCAGGACAAAGGATTTCCTACCTATCAGGGATATTTAAACGACCATTGCATCACTATTGGACAAGCACTCAAACAGGCAGGATATAATACAATTGTTTCCGGAAAATGGCACGTGGGTCTTGTACCATCAGCCTGGGCAGTTAATAGAGGGTTTGATGATTCTTTTACTTTACAAAATAATGGAAGCAGTTATTTCAACTCAGAACCTTTATATAACGACGGACGAAAAGTCACTTTTAGGAAAGGAGATAAAGAAATTATTCGCAAGGATACTTCGACTTATCTGACTCAGGAAATAACCAATTTTGCCCTTAGTTCTTTAGAAAAACAAAGAAATCAGCAAAAGCCTTTTTTTCTTTATGTGGCTTATAATGCTCCACATTGGCCCATTCAGGCATTGCCCGAAGATATTGCAAAATACAAAGGCAAATACCTCGAAGGCTGGGATAAATTGAGAGCAAGCCGTTTCAAAAAATTGAAAGAACAAGGCATCATTGATAAAAATTGGGACTTATCAAATCGCTTTGAAAAAGTACCGGATTGGGAAAAACTAAGCGTCGAAGAAAAAGACAAATGGGATACGCGAATGGCAATTTACGCCGCCATGATCGACCGAATGGATGCCGGAATTGGAGAAATCCTGCAGAAAGTCAAGTCGTTGGGAGAAGAAGATAATACGATCGTTCTTTTTCTTTCGGATAATGGCGGAAGTGCTGATGATGTAAAAAACTGGAATTATGTTACACAAAAAAACGGGACACCAGGTTCAGTTGCATCAATTGACAGTTACGAAAGTCCATGGGGAAATGTGAGCAACACGCCTTTTCAATTATTCAAAAAGAACACTCACGAAGGTGGCATTGCTTCCCCTTTTATTGCTTATTATCCTAAGCATATTAAAGCGGGAACAGTAAGCAACAGAGTAAGTCATTTGATTGATATTTTTCCAACTTTTCTCGAGTATGCGGGGTTTCAATATCCGGATTCTTTTCAGGGAAAAAAGCTAACACCTTTAGAAGGAATTAGTTTAAAAAAGGAATTTGAAGGACAACAATCTGATGCACATGAAGCTTTGTTTTGGGAACATGAAGGCAGCAAAGCAGTACGAAAAGGACAATGGAAGGCTGTAGCCGAAAACAATCAGCCTTGGGAATTGTACAATCTTGCTACTGACAGAACCGAAACAAAAAACGTAGCAAAATCAGAACCGAAACTACTCCAAAACCTGATTGAATTACATCAACAATGGTCCGCAAAAGTAGGCGTACAAGATTGGAATAAAATAAAATAGCTAAACAATGATTACGCATTAAATAATTAAAAAATTTAATCTAATGAAAAATTTAAAATTGAATACTAAAATCAAAAGTCCACAAAAAGGGCTGTTGATTACTGCATTAATATTGACGCAATTAGGTTTTGCGCAAATAAAACCTGATCCAAATTACAAAGGTGTAATTGGTAAAACCTTAGCCGATTCTAAAGAATATTGGCCAGATCCTGTAAAAGCTCCTGAAGGTGCGCCAAACGTAGTCTGGATTTTATTAGATGATGTGGGTTACGGCGCTACAAGTGCTTTTGGAGGTTTGATCAACACGCCTACTTTCGAGAGTTTGGCCAATAATGGTTTGCGTTATACCAACTTTCATACTACTGCGATTTGTGCGCCAACCCGTGCCGGATTATTAACTGGTCGTAATGCACACGCAGTTCACGTAGGTGGATTTTCGCATACTGCCATGTCAGCCGGTTTTCCGGGATATGATGGTCGAATTCCGTCTTCGGCAGGAACAATTGCTGAGATTTTACGCGACAACGGATACAATACCTTTGCCGTCGGTAAATACGGTGTAACTCCAGATGAAGATGCTACAGATGCAGGTCCGTTTGACAGATGGCCAACGGGAAAAGGTTTTGATCATTTCTACGGATTCTTAGGATCAGAAACAGATCAGTACAATCCGGATTTAGTTGAAGATCAAACCTGGTTAAACGGAAATACAAGACTGAATAATGCAGGAAATGATAAATCTAAAAACCAATTTACAGCTGATTTAAAAGGAAAACACTTAAGTGAATTAATCACAGACAAAGCCATTACCTATATCGATCGCCAGAAAAGTGCAGCACCAAACAAACCTTTCTTTTTATATTATGCGCCAGGAGCAACACATTCTCCGCATCAGGTAGCCAAAGAATGGAGTGATAAATACAAAGGTAAATTTGATGAAGGCTGGGATGTTTACCGCGATAAAGTAATTGCCAATCAAAAGAAGTTAGGTTTAATTCCGGCTGATGCCAAATTGCCTACGCGTGATTCGTATGTAAAAGCATGGAATACTTTATCTCCTGACGAAAAGAAACTATACGCTCGTTTCATGGAAATCTACGCCGGATATCTGGAATATACGGATTATGAAGTAAGCCGAATCGTTAATCATCTGAAAGAAATAAATCAGTTAGACAATACCGTTTTCTACGTTGTTTTGGGTGATAATGGAGCTAGTAAAGAAGGAACAGGATCCGGAACAATCGATCAGCCGTTGTTGAAAAAATTATTTGGGAATGGTTCTAAAGAAGATGATGTAAAAGAAAACCTGGCTAAAATTGATCTTTTGGGAACTCCGGAAGCTATCGAAGGAAATTATCCTTATGGATGGGCTTTGGCAGCGAATACACCTTTTAAAAACCTAAAACAAGATGCTCATTCTGAAGGAGGAACGCGTAATCCGTTGATTGTTTATTATCCAAAAGGAATAAAAACTCCGGGAATTCGTAACCAATACGGTCACGTGATCGATATTTTACCAACCACTCTGGAAACAGTTGGCATTACTGCTCCAAAGGAAATCCGCGGTATTGCTCAGGATTCTATTCAGGGAACTTCATTAGCCTATTCTTATGCTGATGCAAAAGCGCCTTCAAGACATAAAATTCAATACTATTATATTTTTGGTTCAAGAGCTTTGTACAAAGACGGCTGGAAAGCTGCGGCACCTCATCATCCTGATTTTATCGATATTGTTGATAATGGCGCTTTGGCAAAAAGTACAGGACCAAGTACCTACGACAATGATGTTTGGGAGTTATACAACCTGAATACTGACTTTAACGAAAGAGTTGATCTGGCTAAAAAGAATCCTGAAAAACTAAAAGAACTTCAGGCTGCTTTTGATGATCAGGCGAAGAAAAATAACATCTATCCTTTTATCGACTGGCAGGATGTTTTGAAACAACGAGTTCACAAGAAAAATAAATAGAAATCCATCAGTACTATTCATCATGCTGTAAAGTATCATGAATAGTACTGATATTAAAACAAGTAAATTATGGCAGCAACAAAACCAATTTTGAAAAAAGGCTTCTTCGCCTTGATTCTTGTAGTAATTGCAGTAAGTTTTTACTACCTCACGATCTGGATAACTCCTTATTACGTTCAAAAAAAGTTTGCAGAAAAAAGCTTAGGCGTTGTCAATACTCCCCGATTTGGAGACCAGCCCAATGCTGAAAACAGCAGAGTAATTCCGTTACCAAATCCTGACTTTTTATATTCGACAATCAATTACGATTTGAAAGATGATGTATTGAAAATTTCAGGAATTGTTCCCGATTCTACTTATTGGTCCATTTCGGCTTATCAGGAAAACACCACTAATTTTTTTGTTGAAAATGAAGAAAAAGTAAAAGCCAAATTCGAATATTATTTAGCTCCTGAAGGAAGTACTGCCGAAATCTTGAAAAATATTCCAAAGGAAAAAATCATTTACAGTCCAACGAATAAAGGATTGATTCTGTTTCGTTATTTGGTTTCGAAAGCATATCCGGTAAAAACATTGGCCGAATTGCAACATGGTGTTACGGTAGAGAAATTAGGGAAGTAAGCTTAACCTTTGTCATGATACGCGGATGACACGGATTTGCTTTGCAAAGACGCGGATTTAAACAGATTTTTTAGTTTAATCCATCACTCGCGATTGTAACCGCACAAGCTTTGTCATGATACGCGGATGAAACGGGTTTGCTTTGCAAAGACACGGATTTAAACGGATTTTTTAGTTTAATCATCATTCGCGATCGTAAGCCCAAAGTTTGTCATCCTGAGCGAA encodes:
- a CDS encoding arylsulfatase; this translates as MKNLKLNTKIKSPQKGLLITALILTQLGFAQIKPDPNYKGVIGKTLADSKEYWPDPVKAPEGAPNVVWILLDDVGYGATSAFGGLINTPTFESLANNGLRYTNFHTTAICAPTRAGLLTGRNAHAVHVGGFSHTAMSAGFPGYDGRIPSSAGTIAEILRDNGYNTFAVGKYGVTPDEDATDAGPFDRWPTGKGFDHFYGFLGSETDQYNPDLVEDQTWLNGNTRLNNAGNDKSKNQFTADLKGKHLSELITDKAITYIDRQKSAAPNKPFFLYYAPGATHSPHQVAKEWSDKYKGKFDEGWDVYRDKVIANQKKLGLIPADAKLPTRDSYVKAWNTLSPDEKKLYARFMEIYAGYLEYTDYEVSRIVNHLKEINQLDNTVFYVVLGDNGASKEGTGSGTIDQPLLKKLFGNGSKEDDVKENLAKIDLLGTPEAIEGNYPYGWALAANTPFKNLKQDAHSEGGTRNPLIVYYPKGIKTPGIRNQYGHVIDILPTTLETVGITAPKEIRGIAQDSIQGTSLAYSYADAKAPSRHKIQYYYIFGSRALYKDGWKAAAPHHPDFIDIVDNGALAKSTGPSTYDNDVWELYNLNTDFNERVDLAKKNPEKLKELQAAFDDQAKKNNIYPFIDWQDVLKQRVHKKNK
- a CDS encoding DUF1254 domain-containing protein, translating into MAATKPILKKGFFALILVVIAVSFYYLTIWITPYYVQKKFAEKSLGVVNTPRFGDQPNAENSRVIPLPNPDFLYSTINYDLKDDVLKISGIVPDSTYWSISAYQENTTNFFVENEEKVKAKFEYYLAPEGSTAEILKNIPKEKIIYSPTNKGLILFRYLVSKAYPVKTLAELQHGVTVEKLGK
- a CDS encoding arylsulfatase, translated to MIKKLFIIALLVIAQFQLLAQKKQPNIIVILADDLGFSDIGAFGSEIKTPNLDKLAKNGLIIKQFYNAGRCCPSRASLLTGLYPHQAGVGDMVQDKGFPTYQGYLNDHCITIGQALKQAGYNTIVSGKWHVGLVPSAWAVNRGFDDSFTLQNNGSSYFNSEPLYNDGRKVTFRKGDKEIIRKDTSTYLTQEITNFALSSLEKQRNQQKPFFLYVAYNAPHWPIQALPEDIAKYKGKYLEGWDKLRASRFKKLKEQGIIDKNWDLSNRFEKVPDWEKLSVEEKDKWDTRMAIYAAMIDRMDAGIGEILQKVKSLGEEDNTIVLFLSDNGGSADDVKNWNYVTQKNGTPGSVASIDSYESPWGNVSNTPFQLFKKNTHEGGIASPFIAYYPKHIKAGTVSNRVSHLIDIFPTFLEYAGFQYPDSFQGKKLTPLEGISLKKEFEGQQSDAHEALFWEHEGSKAVRKGQWKAVAENNQPWELYNLATDRTETKNVAKSEPKLLQNLIELHQQWSAKVGVQDWNKIK